The following are from one region of the Lepeophtheirus salmonis chromosome 8, UVic_Lsal_1.4, whole genome shotgun sequence genome:
- the LOC121123077 gene encoding LOW QUALITY PROTEIN: cytosolic phospholipase A2-like (The sequence of the model RefSeq protein was modified relative to this genomic sequence to represent the inferred CDS: substituted 1 base at 1 genomic stop codon) has translation MSLAEVLPSSFHVEENSLRSQRCCRSSNGGNFEQNSESFDYERKEKHIPNSYQLFKICHERCHKLEVTVIQGRGITRGKLKDWLNKPNSFVGVRAIGTPNGQKKTQPIPKTSNPTWNETLTFYIDPIKDTRLEFVLYDLNLTVNEEIGRRKLDIKGLDSSMEETVTLLFKNGSAIDVTLKIVKNLEPSLRFDLRLCDEELDFVRSRREKVFAALNQFIGEECQMQMEEVPKICIMTSGGGFRAMIACSGVYKALQSEGLLDCASYVAALSGSSWYTSTLFSHPEFPHPGVAETIIPELRECVEKHWQVHLSPPWSSRYLKKIIRKSVNGQPVSFTDFFGYLVGQQLLNSVKNEVQVKXSKREKIADGKAPMPIYTCLHVKSNVSAKMFQEWYEFTPYEVGIPKYGVFMKSNEFASKFYMGQVVKKFPEVPLHFLSGIWGSAFTILFKRFVQEKGKNGVDEIMRMVLMDKQDPQCSSEEEAEDDEDCEKIISRLTKDLVSADDEDHFEMDKPSSSIEPQSSLMLKDEFYQGRYKPYSVSTSDDELNDPQSEVQSDVHKNAVSLKEKLLRKYSFRKVSSNTKKSEALPRSMTTNNVRISVNAKESNNSGETSYFDKVLEKALTTTPIDSRAFRAGVILNPFRGLTTLENNCNECSKITEGLRDPTDDDFKDYKESMKTDDKKIYLVDSGLSFNLPFPLTLRPQRGIQLYLTFDFSSRKSDSTPPFRELLLAEKWAQLHGQPFPPIKKTVKSLIGCPNKECYVFKDTENIRAPVILFFPIVNSSFRKYSAPGEIRNDEEEKTFGDFKIFDDTNAYAIWRFVYPNLSFDRMTSMMEYNVKNNVHIIRYEIIDLIERRRKANMNPLALPTK, from the exons ATGTCGTTAGCAGAGGTACTACCATCAAGCTTTCATGTCGAGGAGAATTCACTGCGGAGTCAGCGTTGCTGTCGAAGTAGTAATGGGGGGAACTTTGAACAAAACTCCGAGAGTTTTGACTATGAAAG aaaagagaAGCATATTCCCAATTCCTATCAGTTGTTCAAAATATGCCATGAAAGGTGTCATAAGTTGGAAGTGACCGTTATTCAGGGTCGAGGAATAACTAGAGGCAAATTAAAGGATTggt taaataaacCCAACTCTTTTGTTGGAGTTCGTGCTATCGGAACCCCAAATGGGCAAAAGAAAACGCAGCCAATTCCCAAAACATCCAATCCCACATGGAATGaaacattaactttttatattgatcCAATTAAAGATACAAGATTGG AATTTGTGCTTTATGATCTAAATCTCACTGTAAATGAAGAAATAGGAAGGAGAAAATTGGACATCAAAGGTCTGGACTCATCAATGGAAGAAACTGTTACgctcttatttaaaaat GGATCAGCCATTGATGTAACccttaaaatagttaaaaa TCTTGAGCCCAGTCTTCGTTTTGATCTCAGATTATGTGATGAAGAGTTAGATTTTGTCAGATCTCGAAGGGAAAAAGTGTTTGCTGCTCTCAATCAATTCATTGGTGAAGAATGTCAAATGCAAATGGAAgaa GTTCCCAAGATATGTATCATGACTTCAGGAGGAGGTTTTCGAGCAATGATTGCGTGTAGTGGGGTTTATAAGGCTCTGCAGTCCGAAGGACTCTTGGACTGTGCCTCCTATGTTGCTGCGTTGTCAGGGTCATCCTGGTATACAAGTACACTTTTCTCACATCCGGAATTTCCTCATCCAGGTGTTGCAGAGACTATTATTCCGGAACTGAGAGAATGTGTTGAGAAACATTGGCAAGTGCATTTATCACCACCTTGGTCTTCcagatatttgaagaaaattatccGTAAATCTGTGAACGGACAACCCGTCAGTTTTACAGACTTTTTTGGGTACCTCGTAGGGCAACAACTCTTAAACTCtgtaa agAATGAAGTCCAAGTTAAGTgatcaaaaagagaaaaaattgcaGATGGAAAAGCACCAATGCCCATTTATACCTGTCTTCATGTCAAATCAAATGTATCTGCTAAAATGTTCCAAGAATGGTATGAGTTCACTCCCTATGAGGTGGGTATTCCAAAATATGGAGTCTTTATGAAGTCCAATGAATTTGCCTCAAAGTTTTATATGGGACAAGTAGTTAAAAAATTCCCAGAAGTGCCTTTACATTTTCTAAGTGGGATTTGGGGCTCAGCCTTTacaattctttttaaaagatttgttCAAGAAAAGGGTAAAAATGGTGTGGATGAAATCATGAGAATGGTCTTAATGGATAAACAAGATCCCCAATGTTCATCTGAAGAAGAGGCAGAGGATGATGAGGATTGTGAAAAAATCATCAG CCGCTTGACAAAAGACTTGGTATCAGCTGACGATGAAGATCATTTCGAGATGGATAAGCCGAGCTCTTCAATAGAGCCACAGAGTTCTCTAATGCTAAAAGATGAATTTTACCAAGGTAGATATAAGCCATACTCGGTTTCCACAAGTGACGATGAACTAAACGATCCACAATCTGAAGTACAAAGTGACGTACATAAAAATGCTGtctcattaaaagaaaaattgctaCGAAAGTACAGTTTTCGTAAGGTCTCCTCAAATACAAAGAAATCAGAAGCGCTTCCTCGTTCCATGACTACAAACAATGTTAGAATATCAGTTAATGCAAAAGAGAGCAATAATAGTGGTGAAActtcttattttgataaagtCTTGGAAAAGGCTTTAACAACAACTCCCATTGATTCACGAGCTTTTCGAGCAGGGGTTATATTGAATCCTTTTAGAGGCCTCACAACTCTCGAAAATAATTGCAACGAGTGCTCTAAAATAACTGAGGGGTTGAGAGATCCCACTG ACGACGATTTTAAGGATTATAAAGAGTCAATGAAAACtgacgataaaaaaatatatcttgttgataGTGGTCTAAGCTTTAATCTACCTTTTCCTCTTACACTCAGACCTCAAAGAGGGATTCAACTATACCTCACATTTGATTTTAGCAGTAGAAAATCGGATTCAACCCCTCCATTTAGA GAATTACTTCTTGCTGAAAAATGGGCTCAACTTCATGGACAACCTTTTCCTCCAATCAAAAAGACAGTCAAGTCCCTTATTGGCTGTCCAAACAAGGAGTGCTACGTTTTCAAGGATACTGAAAACATACGGGCtccagttattttattttttcctattgtAAATAGCAGCTTCCGTAAATATTCAGCTCCTGGAGAGATTCGGAATgacgaagaagaaaaaacctttggtgatttcaaaatatttgatgatacAAATGCTTATGCCATTTGGAGATTTGTATACCCAAACTTATCTTTCGATCGAATGACATCTATGATGGAATATAATGTGAAAAACAATGTTCACATCATCAGATACGAGATAATTGATCTCATAGAACGGAGACGAAAAGCAAATATGAATCCTTTAGCATTACCTACGAAGTAG
- the LOC121123618 gene encoding coiled-coil domain-containing protein 39 yields MEEDNEDISKEIFTTLGLGDLPILDQRNRSLHDELVSLQIQNIRDKSKNERERERILEIHTHIRNVSESLQQITENKISRETELESEKNLVVLNSSFNKRLIKDLENVQEETNRVSHNLETLNNDIEGRKVVLELLENEFESESNCLMNESSDIFEKEDNFMKFLKYQNEDELRIKETHLRMEKYKDNVERQKEALQKAATENRMKQLEMNRTVDSFRSLHKERQEIRAKWKSALDVIKVRDVEIERIYQATNDKSEELRQCEIENKERLVFFDNENRNISELEGEIRTLERRNQGLESDLDKYENELDDIDCAIGLEKREIARIGLQIEKKRSELKECKTDYNKRIQKVEKIKSEIEEMRSRKVHSRDLATTADDRSKEADILLDVEMRHYDSLKFQIDKMRLKKLNKENELKQNEEEAVTLEMEIKGLKSQKTKLVKDLKHLKEEVAKKEETNLKSSHDLASIENEIARIKGENLSTEEKNKRKQETILLKKELESKKVEKINLDRLLHKMESEVKKLNREITQIDKEKITTQVKLEEIELIINKCKVKNKSLQDQVESLLLEEQLMKVAETKSRSEVETASNELAEMGKENIQIENDIRERREELQARKDVLLAQDKSTKEDLSNLKIKTKEREDRSIKLNTRYECLLKSLGDVRKLDGDEVPSHAYHILKLAQKKAELRDEAAEMVCKISKKEKDLKELEATLNSLRDSNSNYRGNVTTTLKGSPSQEEEISLLEGQISKKKDEIASLHSEICELEKDIRLKKERISEFELRLERSKRIYDNKIHVLRTAEKELLSQNEKYERAFKLKSKIGKKFYEKNISTLGGLSYQELEMEMNLRIERDKQRMSLIRAREMCRIDDLFGKEFTEELNKLSLTMPTLSRLEESSLSSSKGLSKRRTRTSSISRTYNHSDISLYRRSTSESRNANTNVLVMKLDATPCKNSRGIATVR; encoded by the exons atggaaGAAGACAATGAAGATATATCCAAAGAAATATTCACCACTCTTGGTCTTGGAGATTTGCCTATTCTTGATCAAAGAAATCGATCCCTTCATGACGAATTAGTATCCCTTCAGATTCAGAATATCCGTGACAAATCTAAGAATGAACGTGAGCGTGAAAGGATATTAGAAATACATACTCATATTCGAAATGTTTCTGAGTCTCTACAACAAATCactgaaaacaaaatatcaagaGAAACGGAATTAGAGTCGGAAAAAAATCTCGTTGTCCTCAATTCCTCCTTTAATAAGCGCTTAATCAAAGATTTGGAGAATGTACAAGAAGAGACTAACCGTGTCAGTCACAATTTAGAAACCCTCAATAATGATATAGAAGGAAGGAAAGTAGTGCTTGAGCTTCTGGAAAATGAATTTGAGAGTGAATCAAATTGCTTGATGAACGAGTCATCGGATATTTTTGAGAAAGaagataattttatgaaatttttgaaatatcaaaatgagGATGAACTCCGCATTAAAGAAACCCATTTACGAATGGAGAAATATAAAGATAATGTTGAAAGACAGAAAGAAGCCCTACAGAAGGCTGCAACAGAAAATCGAATGAAACAGCTAGAAATGAATCGAACAGTGGATTCATTTCGTTCTTTACATAAAGAAAGACAAGAAATTCGAGCAAAGTGGAAGTCTGCCTTGGATGTCATCAAAGTTAGGGATGTAGAAATAGAAAGGATTTATCAAGCAACTAATGATAAATCGGAAGAACTTAGACAATGCgaaattgaaaataaggaaCGCTTAGTCTTTTTTGACAACGAAAATAGAAACATATCTGAATTGGAAGGAGAAATTAGAACTTTAGAAAGGCGTAATCAAGGATTAGAAAGTGATTTAGACAAATACGAAAACGAATTAGATGACATAGACTGCGCTATTGGACTTGAAAAGCGTGAAATTGCTAGGATTGGactacaaatagaaaaaaagcgATCAGAATTGAAGGAATGCAAAACTGATTATAATAAACGCATACAGAAAGTAGAGAAAATCAAGTCTGAAATTGAGGAAATGAGAAGCAGAAAAGTACACTCAAGGGATTTAGCTACAACTGCAGATGACAGATCAAAAGAAGCCGATATTTTACTTGATGTTGAGATGCGCCATTATGATTCTTTGAAGTTCCAAATTGATAAAATGAGATTGAAAAAACTCAACAAGGAAAATGAGttaaaacaaaatgaagaaGAGGCTGTAACTTTAGAAATGGAAATTAAAGGCTTGAAAAGTCAGAAAACAAAACTAGTAAAAGATTTGAAACATCTGAAAGAAGAAGTTGCAAAAAAGGAAGAAACTAATTTGAAATCATCTCATGATTTAGCctccattgaaaatgaaattgctAGAATAAAGGGAGAAAACTTGAGTACGGAAGAAAAGAACAAACGAAAGCAGGAAacaattttactcaaaaaagaattagagtctaaaaaagttgaaaagatCAATTTAGATAGACTCCTCCACAAAATGGAATCTGAAGTAAAAAAACTGAATCGCGAGATAACTCAGATCGACAAAGAAAAAATCACAACCCAAGTCAAACTGGAGGAGATAGAACTGATTATCAACAAAtgtaaagtcaaaaataaatctcTTCAGGACCAGGTAGAATCACTTCTTTTAGAAGAGCAATTGATGAAAGTTGCAGAAACAAAATCTCGTTCTGAAGTTGAGACTGCATCAAATGAATTAGCTGAAATGGgcaaggaaaatattcaaattgaaaatgatattCGAGAACGGAGGGAAGAGCTTCAAGCACGGAAAGACGTGCTTCTGGCTCAAGATAAGTCTACAAAAGAGGATTTATCAAACCTGAAGATAAAAACCAAGGAAAGAGAAGATCGATCGATCAAATTGAATACTCGTTATGAATGTCTTCTTAAATCTTTAGGAGATGTTAGAAAACTCGACGGTGATGAAGTGCCTTCCCATGCAtatcacattttaaaattagCCCAGAAAAAGGCAGAACTACGTGACGAGGCAGCAGAAATGGTTTGTAAGATATCGAAGAAGGAAAAAGACTTGAAG GAATTGGAAGCTACATTAAACTCGTTAAGGGATTCCAACTCCAATTATAGAGGAAATGTTACAACTACTTTGAAAGGAAGTCCAAgtcaagaagaagaaataagcTTATTAGAAGGACAGATATCgaagaaaaaagatgaaatagcTTCCCTTCATTCTGAAATATGTGAATTGGAAAAAGATATAcgccttaaaaaagaaagaatatctGAATTTGAACTTCGATTAGAGAGATCTAAACgaatatatgataataaaatccATGTTCTTAGAACAGCTGAAAAAGAACTACTTTCACAGAATGAGAAATACGAAAGAGCATTTAAACTCAAAtctaaaattggaaaaaagttttatgaaaaaaatatttcaactctAGGAGGACTATCGTATCAAGAGCTTGAGATGGAGATGAATCTTCGTATTGAAAGAGATAAGCAAAGGATGTCTCTCATCCGAGCTAGGGAAATGTGTAGAATAGACGATTTATTCGGTAAAGAGTTTACAGAAGAGCTTAATAAACTTTCTCTGACCATGCCAACATTAAGTAGACTGGAAGAGTCATCTCTGTCTTCATCCAAGGGTCTCTCAAAGAGAAGAACTAGAACCTCTTCCATATCTAGAACTTACAACCATTcagatatttcattatatagaCGCTCAACGTCTGAATCTAGGAATGCTAATACGAACGTACTTGTAATGAAGTTAGACGCCACTCCTTGTAAAAATTCGAGAGGGATTGCTACTGTTAGATAg
- the LOC121122493 gene encoding probable ATP-dependent RNA helicase DDX43: MACEDWEEEDTSTSTRVYPKPQFNQNPRNKERGPSLISWQIPPNNVGKVIGKGGSVIKGFRTSYPSLSIHVSSGGMLELGGSSDKEEAERCLKDIKNLIGISESSESYATNQEASSIDWDNLKARSAEAQKVRWSKCPPLIKDFYREHPDVSSLTEDQVSKIRSENNGIEVSSFSGKDDILMLNPVFRFEHAFEAYPEIMTAIQKRGFKNPSPIQCQAWPYLLKGLDLIGIAQTGTGKTLAFLLPSFIHIDSQSIPREKRGGPNVLVLSPTRELALQIADEVKKYEYRGIKSVCVYGGGDRKAQVKVVTQGVQIVIATPGRLNDLIESGCIAVESITYLVLDEADRMLDMGFEPQIRKILLDVRPDRQTVMTSATWPPGVRRLASNYMKDPITVSIGSLDLAAVHSVTQKIFVVESEEEKDDRLLDFFNNMTPEDKAIIFMSKKAKVDDYSSSLCLAGVDCQSIHGGRDQMDREQALLDFKLGHVRILIATDVASRGIDVEDISHVINFDFPNSMEEYVHRIGRSGRAGKKGSSISFMTYRDRPLAQGLIDIMTEANQPIPREVQRLADKWAKRNENRNY, encoded by the exons ATGGCGTGTGAAGATTGGGAAGAAGAAGACACCTCTACTTCAACTCGGGTGTATCCTAAGCcacaatttaatcaaaatccTCGTAACAAAGAGCGGGGGCCATCCCTCATTAGTTGGCAAATTCCTCCAAATAATGTTGGAAAAGTCATTGGCAAGGGTGGATCTGTCATCAAGGGATTCCGCACTTCATACCCATCACTCTCAATTCATGTTTCTTCTGGGGGGATGCTGGAATTAGGCGGCTCTTCGGATAAAGAAGAGGCTGAGAGATGTCTGAAAgacattaaaaa TTTAATTGGCATAAGCGAATCTTCGGAAAGTTATGCCACCAATCAAGAAGCCTCATCCATTGATTGGGACAATCTTAAGGCCCGTTCTGCAGAAGCACAGAAAGTGCGATGGTCTAAATGTCCTCCATTGATCAAGGATTTCTATCGAGAACACCCTGATGTATCATCCCTCACAGAAGATCAAGTTTCTAAAATAAGATCTGAAAATAATGGTATTGAAGTATCCAGTTTCTCTGGAAAAGATGATATTCTTATGCTTAATCCGGTCTTTCGTTTTGAACATGCTTTTGAGGCATATCCAGAAATTATGACTGCAATACAAAAGAGAGGTTTTAAAAATCCTTCACCGATTCAATGTCAAGCCTGGCCCTACTTACTCAAAGGGCTTGATTTAATTGGCATTGCGCAAACAGGGACCGGAAAAACCCTAGCATTTTTGCTTCCTTCATTTATTCATATCGATAGTCAGTCTATTCCACGGGAGAAACGAGGAGGTCCTAATGTTTTGGTTCTAAGTCCTACCCGAGAGCTTGCACTACAAATTGCtgatgaagtaaaaaagtacGAATATAGAGGGATTAAATCTGTATGTGTGTATGGAGGAGGGGATCGTAAAGCTCAAGTAAAAGTTGTAACTCAGGGAGTACAAATTGTCATTGCTACTCCTGGTCGTCTTAATGACTTAATTGAGTCGGGATGCATCGCTGTCGAATCTATTACATATCTTGTTTTGGATGAAGCTGATAGAATGCTTGACATGGGGTTTGAACCTCAAATCCGTAAAATACTACTAGATGTACGTCCTGATCGACAAACAGTGATGACTAGTGCCACTTGGCCACCCGGTGTTCGGCGCCTTGCTTCTAACTACATGAAAGATCCAATCACTGTTTCTATTGGTTCTTTGGATCTTGCTGCCGTGCACAGTgtgactcaaaaaatatttgtcgttgaaagtgaagaagaaaaagacgATCGTCTTCTggatttctttaataatatgacCCCAGAGGATAAGGCGATCATTTTCATGAGTAAGAAAGCAAAAGTAGATGACTATTCATCAAGTTTATGTTTGGCTGGAGTGGATTGCCAAAGTATTCATGGTGGAAGAGATCAAATGGACCGTGAACAAGCTTTACTAGATTTCAAACTTGGGCATGTTAGGATTCTCATAGCGACTGATGTTGCTTCAAGAGGGATTGATGTCGAGGATATTTCTCATGTTATTAATTTCGATTTTCCAAACAGTATGGAAGAGTACGTTCATCGTATTGGTCGTTCCGGTCGAGCTGGGAAAAAAGGAAGTTCAATATCCTTTATGACTTACAGGGATCGTCCATTAGCACAAGGTCTTATTGATATAATGACTGAGGCAAATCAACCCATTCCTCGTGAGGTACAACGTTTGGCTGACAAATGGGCCAAGAGGAATGAAAATAGGAACTATTAA